Proteins encoded within one genomic window of Prauserella marina:
- a CDS encoding hydroxymethylglutaryl-CoA lyase: protein MSSGLPGLPGAVTICEVGPRDGLQNEPEPVPADVKLEFIERLADAGHAVIETTSMVHPAWVPQLADADEVLRRLDRRPGVRYPVLVPNQRGLRRALEAGVTDIAVFAPVTESFAKANLNRTVAESLEMFAPVIAAAREAGLPVRGYLSMCWGDPWEGAVPEATVVDVATALISLGCTELSLGDTIGVATPGRVVALLAALTGAGVPLGSIAVHFHDTYGQGLANTFAALQHGVTTVDTSAGGLGGCPYAKSATGNLATEDLLWQLDGLGIHTGLDLAKLIETSLWLAARLGRPSRSAVVRAHANLLR from the coding sequence ATGAGCTCGGGACTGCCCGGTCTTCCTGGCGCCGTCACCATCTGCGAGGTCGGTCCCCGGGACGGGCTCCAGAACGAGCCGGAGCCGGTACCGGCCGACGTGAAGCTCGAATTCATCGAACGGCTCGCCGACGCCGGGCACGCCGTCATCGAGACGACGAGCATGGTCCACCCCGCGTGGGTGCCCCAGCTCGCCGACGCCGACGAGGTGCTCCGCCGCCTCGACCGCAGGCCCGGCGTCCGGTATCCCGTGCTCGTGCCCAACCAGCGGGGGCTGCGGCGGGCACTCGAAGCGGGCGTCACCGACATCGCCGTGTTCGCCCCGGTCACCGAGAGCTTCGCCAAGGCCAACCTCAACCGCACGGTCGCCGAGTCGCTGGAGATGTTCGCGCCGGTGATCGCGGCGGCCCGCGAAGCGGGCCTGCCGGTCCGCGGCTATCTGTCGATGTGCTGGGGTGACCCGTGGGAAGGCGCGGTACCCGAGGCGACGGTCGTCGACGTCGCGACCGCGCTGATCTCCTTGGGCTGCACCGAACTGAGCCTCGGCGACACCATCGGCGTCGCCACTCCCGGCCGCGTCGTCGCGCTGCTGGCCGCCCTCACCGGCGCCGGTGTTCCGCTCGGCTCGATCGCCGTGCACTTCCACGACACCTACGGCCAAGGACTCGCCAACACCTTCGCCGCGCTCCAGCACGGAGTGACCACAGTGGACACATCGGCCGGAGGTCTCGGCGGCTGCCCCTACGCGAAGAGCGCCACCGGCAACCTCGCCACCGAAGACCTGCTCTGGCAACTCGACGGCCTCGGCATCCACACCGGCCTCGACCTTGCCAAGCTCATCGAAACCAGCCTCTGGCTGGCCGCCCGGCTCGGCCGTCCCAGCCGCTCAGCGGTCGTACGGGCTCACGCGAACCTGCTCCGCTGA
- a CDS encoding DUF6346 domain-containing protein produces the protein MASGSERSTIDAPDRLAEAARNPRTPPWREPWTSLPGVGRWAELPGRERFWRVTYVVSQLAVRALLALVSLTIAANTGVLSSDGVVTKRGSALATHCERVGPVSPSGLGWYWACEAEITWSDGETAHERFQNSALTPENLAHPKPVVYQSVRDAADQIVVDEPRPFVGLGYSLFVASVFAALYGVRIPGVPPMPADRRIERRRRVRLQWWQPLALPVGWGLVVAGGLGTVSSASAGGSVVVIVLGYLALVAGWFVSQGRRKRGVAEPTTLPPERVRRYGKAGRGLVVLGAAVAAGSAMPNLPDWPKVVSAVAVPLAVLAVGWRLTVVANRRSAEQVRVSPYDR, from the coding sequence GTGGCGAGCGGAAGCGAACGCTCGACGATCGACGCACCCGACCGGCTGGCGGAAGCGGCGCGCAATCCGCGCACCCCGCCGTGGCGCGAACCGTGGACGAGCCTGCCAGGAGTGGGGCGGTGGGCGGAACTGCCTGGGAGGGAACGGTTCTGGCGGGTCACCTACGTGGTCTCGCAGCTCGCGGTGCGAGCTCTGCTCGCGCTGGTGTCGCTCACCATCGCCGCCAACACGGGTGTGCTGAGTTCCGACGGCGTCGTGACGAAGCGCGGAAGCGCGCTGGCCACCCACTGCGAACGGGTCGGCCCGGTCAGCCCGTCAGGTCTGGGCTGGTACTGGGCGTGCGAGGCCGAGATCACCTGGTCCGACGGGGAGACGGCGCACGAAAGATTCCAGAACTCCGCGCTGACTCCGGAGAATCTGGCTCACCCCAAGCCCGTCGTGTATCAGAGTGTGCGCGACGCGGCGGACCAGATCGTGGTCGACGAACCACGGCCGTTCGTGGGACTGGGCTACTCGCTGTTCGTCGCCTCGGTTTTCGCGGCTCTGTACGGCGTGCGGATTCCCGGCGTGCCGCCGATGCCTGCCGACCGTCGCATCGAACGGCGCCGCAGGGTCCGGCTGCAATGGTGGCAACCGCTGGCGTTGCCGGTCGGCTGGGGCCTCGTGGTCGCGGGCGGGCTCGGCACGGTGTCCTCGGCGTCGGCGGGCGGTTCGGTCGTGGTGATCGTGCTCGGCTACCTCGCGCTCGTCGCAGGCTGGTTCGTATCGCAGGGCCGGAGGAAGCGGGGCGTCGCCGAACCGACGACACTGCCGCCGGAGCGAGTCCGGCGCTACGGAAAGGCGGGGCGCGGGCTGGTCGTCCTCGGCGCGGCGGTTGCGGCCGGGAGCGCGATGCCGAACCTGCCCGACTGGCCGAAGGTCGTCAGCGCCGTCGCGGTGCCGCTGGCCGTCCTCGCCGTGGGGTGGCGACTGACGGTGGTGGCGAACCGGCGATCAGCGGAGCAGGTTCGCGTGAGCCCGTACGACCGCTGA
- a CDS encoding MarR family winged helix-turn-helix transcriptional regulator → MSDEKARHPDAADAADAVDAVVGAWQRERPDLNLDAIGVAGRLGRTGLLLAPAQEAVFTRFGLQKGEFDVLASLRRSGDPYTLRPSQLSATLMLTRAGMTNRLDRLEAAGLVERTLDPDDRRSFKVRLTDKGYTTVDEAMTAHTANVTQLLSALDADQLGALDELLRTLLRGLEAQPEQ, encoded by the coding sequence GTGAGTGACGAGAAGGCGCGGCACCCCGATGCCGCCGATGCCGCCGATGCCGTTGACGCCGTGGTCGGGGCTTGGCAGCGGGAACGTCCGGACCTGAACCTCGACGCCATCGGCGTCGCGGGCCGCCTCGGCAGGACGGGGCTGCTGCTGGCCCCCGCGCAGGAGGCGGTCTTCACCAGGTTCGGCCTCCAGAAAGGCGAGTTCGACGTCCTCGCGTCGCTCCGGCGCTCCGGCGACCCTTACACGCTGAGACCATCGCAACTCTCCGCGACACTGATGCTGACCCGCGCGGGCATGACCAACCGGCTGGACCGCCTTGAGGCGGCGGGGCTCGTGGAACGCACCCTCGACCCCGACGACCGGCGCAGCTTCAAGGTCCGGCTCACGGACAAGGGCTACACCACCGTCGACGAGGCGATGACCGCGCACACCGCCAACGTCACCCAGCTCCTGTCGGCGCTGGACGCCGACCAACTCGGCGCACTCGACGAACTCTTGCGAACCCTGTTGCGCGGGCTTGAGGCCCAGCCGGAGCAGTAG
- a CDS encoding cupin domain-containing protein, protein MSTPHLTSQEVPPLVVRRNEAEVLGTGPNTISLLADVPATGGALSATRTTLGEGQDGAAPHYHRTSAETFFILGGVLRVLVGEEIVTAREGDLVFVPPGTVHAFGAAPGSGADLLIAFTPGVERFGYFRLLGRIRDGDAAPDEVLDTQERYDNHFVDSTIWREVRQADRQEATHA, encoded by the coding sequence ATGAGCACACCACATCTCACCAGTCAGGAAGTCCCGCCGCTGGTGGTGCGGCGGAACGAAGCGGAGGTCCTGGGAACAGGGCCGAACACCATCTCCCTGCTCGCCGACGTCCCGGCGACCGGAGGCGCACTGAGCGCCACCCGCACGACACTGGGCGAAGGGCAGGACGGGGCCGCGCCGCACTACCACCGCACCTCGGCGGAGACGTTCTTCATCCTCGGCGGCGTACTGCGCGTACTCGTCGGCGAGGAGATCGTCACGGCGAGGGAAGGTGACCTGGTTTTCGTGCCACCTGGCACCGTCCATGCCTTCGGCGCGGCGCCGGGATCCGGTGCGGACCTGCTGATCGCGTTCACCCCAGGCGTCGAGCGGTTCGGGTACTTCCGGCTTCTCGGCCGCATCCGCGATGGCGACGCCGCGCCGGACGAGGTCCTCGACACCCAAGAGCGCTACGACAACCACTTCGTCGACAGCACCATCTGGCGGGAGGTCCGCCAGGCAGACCGACAGGAGGCAACTCATGCGTAA
- a CDS encoding dihydrofolate reductase family protein, translating to MRKIVNSTYATLDGFIDNPHEWSLRYSDEQAQAYAFSMTTAADALLLGRVTYEGMAQAWPNMGGNPYADHINGITKYVVASQPVDTSAWNPSVVIPGDDLVARVAALKEQEGADILIWGTGRLTDTLAAAGLLDEYRIWVCPVIKGKGEPLFREGSATTLDLLDTTVFSTGAVVLTYRPAAS from the coding sequence ATGCGTAAGATCGTCAACTCCACCTATGCCACCCTCGACGGTTTCATCGACAACCCGCACGAATGGTCGCTGCGGTACTCCGACGAGCAAGCACAGGCATATGCCTTCTCGATGACCACGGCCGCCGACGCACTGCTGCTCGGCAGGGTCACCTACGAAGGCATGGCGCAGGCGTGGCCGAACATGGGCGGAAACCCGTACGCGGACCACATCAACGGCATCACCAAGTACGTCGTCGCGTCACAGCCGGTCGACACGTCGGCATGGAACCCCAGCGTCGTCATTCCCGGCGACGACCTCGTCGCCAGGGTCGCCGCGCTCAAGGAACAGGAGGGCGCCGACATTCTGATCTGGGGCACCGGCCGCCTCACCGACACGCTCGCCGCCGCCGGACTTCTCGACGAATACCGCATCTGGGTCTGCCCGGTCATCAAAGGCAAGGGCGAGCCGCTGTTCCGCGAGGGCAGCGCCACGACGCTCGACCTGCTCGACACGACGGTGTTCAGCACCGGCGCCGTCGTCCTCACCTACCGGCCCGCCGCGTCCTGA
- a CDS encoding DUF1801 domain-containing protein, translating to MNATNTEVTNYIDKTLPWQAEVCGKLRELVHATITGAEERLQYGKPHFLKNGEHAAVIRVARGKVSFMVFGAGGIEPVKGVLRSLGNGDRKAADITEGQDVDYDLLADVLAKASGTL from the coding sequence ATGAACGCCACGAACACCGAGGTCACGAACTACATCGACAAGACGCTTCCCTGGCAGGCCGAGGTCTGCGGCAAGCTGCGCGAGCTGGTCCACGCGACCATCACCGGTGCCGAGGAGCGCCTGCAATACGGCAAGCCGCATTTCCTCAAGAACGGCGAACACGCCGCCGTGATCCGCGTGGCGCGCGGCAAGGTGTCGTTCATGGTGTTCGGGGCTGGTGGCATCGAGCCCGTGAAGGGAGTGCTGAGATCCCTTGGCAACGGCGACCGCAAAGCAGCCGACATCACCGAGGGTCAGGACGTCGACTACGACCTGCTCGCCGACGTCCTCGCCAAGGCGAGCGGCACCCTCTGA
- a CDS encoding response regulator, with amino-acid sequence MISLLIVDDHPVVRDGLRGMFSDDPRFEVVGEAGDGEEAIAAGEKLRPDVVLMDLRMPKVDGVAAIKELAGRGVTARVLVLTTYDTDSDVLRAIEAGATGYVLKEMPREELFRAVEAAAQGKATLSPAVATRLMGQMRQPAAAPLSKRETEVLELIAGGSTNREVAKHLFISESTVKTYLLQVYSKLGVNDRAAAVATAYSRGYLTLP; translated from the coding sequence GTGATCTCCCTGCTGATCGTCGACGACCACCCCGTCGTGCGAGACGGGTTACGCGGCATGTTCAGCGACGACCCCCGTTTCGAGGTGGTCGGCGAGGCCGGTGACGGGGAGGAGGCCATCGCCGCGGGAGAGAAGCTGCGGCCCGATGTCGTGCTCATGGACCTGCGCATGCCCAAGGTCGACGGTGTCGCCGCGATCAAGGAACTGGCCGGCCGAGGGGTGACGGCCCGCGTGCTCGTGCTCACGACCTACGACACGGACAGTGACGTGCTGCGCGCCATCGAGGCCGGAGCCACCGGCTACGTGCTGAAAGAGATGCCGCGCGAGGAACTGTTCCGTGCGGTGGAGGCGGCGGCGCAGGGAAAGGCGACCCTGTCCCCCGCCGTCGCCACCCGGCTGATGGGCCAGATGCGCCAGCCCGCCGCCGCGCCGCTGTCGAAGCGCGAAACCGAAGTGCTGGAACTGATCGCGGGCGGCTCGACCAACCGCGAGGTCGCGAAACATCTGTTCATCAGTGAATCGACGGTCAAGACCTACCTGCTACAGGTCTACTCCAAGCTCGGCGTCAACGACAGGGCGGCGGCCGTGGCGACGGCATATTCGCGCGGTTACCTGACCCTGCCGTAA